Proteins encoded by one window of Anopheles maculipalpis chromosome 2RL, idAnoMacuDA_375_x, whole genome shotgun sequence:
- the LOC126567691 gene encoding uncharacterized protein LOC126567691 — MHWFRYIALALVLFEINTVRGDFGITPAISGATIVEQYARRIRDEANGIASAYGDIALEGPSPAFNDAAAALKAMYEQIVGFILPIAQSIGTLALNDVGPAEDLFGDADTKITAMSTFITGSAQTLLSAVQTKVSIFVRTELNDILNTIKATLTELRNALITLRAAVINARTNRATSSNVQNYVKPSMVVLVQTKTLQLATDLPAASFSAIESARTINQANVFIQTGIAVSSGTTLSELWESEMLKEYEKIINFLQRLKTLVDTEIPLVNERIGQFAQVFIALTTPPLMKYSEIDTVYRKIISGIEDNVLNAYKTLVAYAIEYINNLLNNFYPPIEPAIKRLSEVLVQRGKYGDFCFETYYPKIEQYLFSGEMSLLTCINAELEREKFLMEAIVEVIYEMQFFLEDTNAYLKTCYRISLFDTPLANQCLQEHTEFSELIPCTAIKEYATLLQLLCKEVDSLRFRMWACVSRDTSRFPLEAKDILASIEKCQEFGPIV, encoded by the exons ATGCATTGGTTTCGATATATAGCGCTAGCGTTAGTGCTTTTTGAG ATTAATACCGTTCGAGGAGACTTTGGTATAACGCCTGCTATTTCTGGAGCTACCATAGTGGAACAGTATGCACGCCGAATCCGCGATGAAGCTAATGGGATCGCCAGTGCGTATGGAGACATCGCTCTCGAGGGGCCTTCGCCAGCGTTTAACGATGCAGCTGCTGCCCTCAAGGCGATGTACGAGCAGATTGTAGGGTTTATTCTACCCATCGCTCAGTCTATCGGTACACTGGCACTGAACGACGTGGGTCCTGCGGAGGATCTGTTTGGAGATGCTGATACGAAGATAACCGCCATGTCTACGTTCATTACTGGCAGTGCACAAACCCTGCTGTCCGCTGTACAGACGAAAGTTAGTATTTTCGTGCGTACCGAACTGAATGACATCCTTAACACCATCAAGGCAACGCTGACCGAGCTTCGTAACGCTTTGATTACACTCCGGGCAGCCGTGATAAATGCTCGCACTAATCGTGCAACTTCCTCGAACGTTCAGAACTACGTGAAACCTTCCATGGTGGTGTTAGTGCAAACGAAAACGCTGCAACTCGCTACGGatctgccagcagcatcctTCTCCGCTATTGAGTCGGCACGTACTATCAATCAGGCGAATGTATTCATCCAGACCGGCATTGCCGTTTCGAGTGGTACCACACTGTCTGAGCTGTGGGAAAGTGAGATGCTGAAGGAATATGAGAAGATTATAAACTTCTTGCAGCGATTGAAGACGCTCGTAGACACGGAAATTCCACTAGTGAACGAACGAATTGGTCAGTTTGCTCAGGTTTTCATTGCACTAACCACACCGCCTCTAATGAAGTATAGCGAGATCGATACAGTGTACCGCAAAATCATATCTGGTATTGAAGACAATGTTCTCAATGCGTACAAAACACTAGTCGCATATGCCATCGAATACATCAATAATCTACTCAATAATTTCTACCCACCGATCGAACCTGCCATCAAGCGCCTATCGGAGGTGTTGGTCCAGCGAGGAAAGTACGGTGACTTCTGCTTCGAAACTTACTACCCAAAGATAGAACAGTATCTGTTTTCGGGCGAAATGAGTTTGCTGACGTGTATTAATGCAGAGCTTGAGCGAGAAAAGTTTCTGATGGAAGCGATAGTGGAGGTGATCTATGAGATGCAGTTCTTCCTAGAGGATACTAACGCTTATCTGAAGACTTGCTACCGCATATCGTTGTTCGATACACCGCTGGCCAATCAATGCTTGCAGGAg CATACGGAATTTTCTGAACTCATCCCTTGTACGGCCATCAAGGAGTACGCCACCCTGCTTCAGCTGCTGTGCAAAGAGGTAGACTCACTGCGGTTCCGAATGTGGGCCTGTGTGTCCCGCGACACGTCAAGGTTCCCACTCGAGGCAAAGGACATACTGGCCAGCATTGAAAAATGCCAAGAATTTGGTCCTATCGTATAA